The genome window cttCCAATCACAACAAACAGCAGGAAGCTAAGCAAACAGAATCAGCATTCTTTCATCTGGAGGCCTAGAACATGATGAGGCTCATGTGAATTCAAATTCATTATCCACATTAGATGGTTAACACTTTCAATTGACTTAGCATAGCTGCATATTTAAATGCCAATGCTCCGGGGGAACTTGTTAGCTTATTTAGCCAATTAGTCATCTCCACTAACCAACTGTTTCTAATGCGTAATGTGTCCCAGAATATTCTTGACAAATTACACAGGGCAGCAGAATATGCGTAAAGCATAAGGGAAGTCGTTGGGGAAAACGGGGTGTAATTTAGATGCCATCTTCATTGAGTCAATATtatccatgtctgtctgtgtttgtagaGTCAATCATAACAAGCCATGGGCTTGAAACATAAAAGGACATGCCATACGTCTCCCTCGTTATAATGCACAAGGTGTACACCATTATAGAAAACAGTTGTACTAAAAGCTGGGATTTCATACAAGTGTGCCGATGGGTGAAGTCTGTGTATTACAGGGAAATAGCACAACAACAAGGAAGTGCTTCATGATCACTTCTCACTGAAAGCCATGGTGATGTTCCATACACGTGTTTCAGTGAATGCACTAGGTGATGCCCTTCAGTCTACATACCCTAACCCTGGGAGAGCTGATCTGATGgtatctacctctctcctctccccctggctcGTACCATGTCTGAGTGGAGGGGGGTACCCAGGTCTTCCTCTGTCCTTCACCACGGCTCCTCTCTCAGCTCAGTCTAGTGTTGTGAAGGCCTGACCCTTGTCACAGGCTGATGAATGGAAGCCTGTGCTGTCTGATTCTCCTCTGGGGGGCAGTTCCATTGTTACAGGGTCACCTCATTTCATTTTAAGCCAGGAAAGAAAGGAGGTTGATGAAATGAAGATTGCGCTTTTCATCCGTTCGAGGCCAAAAGTGTCAAagttcgctctctcgctctcctctctccgcAGTTCCCATTCGGAGAGTAAATGGGAGCAGAGACTAACCCAGTCCACCCCACAGTGTTCCTGTTCACATTTGGTAGATGCTGGAATCTCCCTGGTTTAGACTGTATTCTCACTATGGGAGATTTCTAGAGGTTTTGAGAAAATACCCTCGGCTAGACCTTTTACTGTAATGTAAACATGTGAACTGGTCACGTCTGCCACGACACCTCCTTGAAGATATCATCTTCAAACAACTATTCCTTCCTATTGAGCTCTCATTCCAAACCTACCATCTTGATTCTCCACACAATTGTGTCACCATTTAATTTAGGTTGATACTGAAGTCTTTCTGGTTAATCTCTGCATAATGTTTGCTCCAAACCCCTGAATTATAAATATCAAGATGACTCTCGGCTTAGCCTTTGTTATAATTCATGGCAGAGATTGATATGACAGAGAAACCCTGCTCTAACAATGTTGGAATAAATATGTCTTCATGGCATTTGAATGTGTCTTTAACAAATGTCTCAACATACTTTAAGTTTGTGCTTCTGAGGACGTAGCTACACCTAACTCGTAATCATTCCAATTTGCTTTACTCAAATTCATCACTAATAGAATGATTGTTTTATGTTGTAATTTGCCTCAAACTTGATATGGGCTTGTTAAGACTGTTGCTATGGAAATTACATGTTCACTTCTGTTGTGTTGGCAGTGCACCAAGTGTTTTCCCACTAAAGCCTGCACTCACAGTGCTACTCAGAAACAAACACTTAAAGACCAGATACAGTAGAGATGACGAAAATGCAAAAACATAATCTCACAGAATCAGTTTTAATGAACAACATTGTCAATATCTAATGTATTACTTTTGTATCACAGCTTCAGCATATATCCCTCACTATAGATACAATTCATACATCAAGATAATGACTGATACAGTTCAATTGTGGTTTTCACAATTGAACAAATAGTGCAATCAATGGCCATGGCTGCATAGAAACATGAGATAATCAAGCAGCTATTAAAGCAGCTATAACATAGTTCAGTTAGATCAGCCTCAGTTACTAAAATTAGCTCCAGGTAAAACATGCTTGCTATAGACTAACCATTTCGTCATAAAATATATCTAATTACAACATTCACTATGTTTATTGAGCTCTGGTACGGTTGCCAGTACTTAGTTAGTTACTGAGGAAAAACGTTTCAGATGGCTCTACCCAAACATGGCAACCGGATAGAGGCGGACGACTGGGGGCGCAGTAGAACTCAAAGGGCACCTCTAAGCAGTGCTCTGCCATGCCAGGCAAAGCTTGGGCATCATGCTGGCACCTGGCAACATTTGCAGATAGATTAGGCATGATAGTAGTCTGCTTTAAAGCTCATCATCAGTATCTGCTTATCAGGGGCTCGCTTAATGCGCTGCATTcattacagtcagacagacatagTATATTATCGGTCTCTGTCTCCACAGCCCGCTAATTAATGTGATTCTCTGCGGCTGGCACTGCTTAAAGTCAAGTGCTTTTAGCAAAGGACCTTTTCCTCCAGAAATGAAGCCACATGGAGAACAGAACACACTGTGAAGTCTGAGCCCCCATCATGCCTGTGGTCTCTCGCCATGTCTCTAATAGAAACATAGTAAACAATGGCGTTCATTTTTCTAATCCTGATGTGCCTGAGAAATGATGATCTGCTGCATTTACTAGCTAAGCCTCTCTGAGACAATGGTGGAAGCACAAACCAACCTCAACATGACTGCCACCTCATTTCAAACAAGAGAAATCACGGAGATAAAGATTCCGCCCCTAACTGAACCACGTTGTTACCTTCTCTTTCTGGTGAATCCTGCTGCAATTTAGCATATCTTGTCAGTAATGTTCAGCAACATTGTTTAGTTAAAGCAATGGATGGAGCTATGTTGTAGCAAGAGTGATCCTAATAAAccctcctctcagtctctctctagaTGTTTCTGGTGGTAGTGGTGTTCATGGGGATGTCCTTACTGCTCTTCCCTGGGTGCTGTGTCACCTTAACTACATCAACATTAACATTCTCTTGGTTCTTGTGGAAGCAGTAAACCCCGTAGAGGCGGAACTTCAAGTCGGGGAAGCCCAGGTGGCGGACCCCCGGTTGGGGCCCTCCGCAGCGGGTGCGTGGGTTGACGATGGGGTAGCGGATACTTGCGTCCTCCAGCCAGCCTGCCTCACAGCGATCCAGCAGCTGGATCTTCCAGGCAGCATAGAGCTGACCCACCTTGGCCACCACTGAGCTGTCACGCAGGCACgccttcactgcctcagcatagtTAACCTTCTTAAATCGCTTCAGGAAATACACCTTACctagaggaggggtggggggggggggagagaaacagacagagggagCCAGAATAGACAAGGAAATAAATTGCCAGGGGtgtgagacagagaaagaaagacagagaaccACATGAGACAGCAGCAGATTCCATGAGGGGAGAGATCCTGAGTTCTTATGGCCTAGACCAGTCTCTGATACCTCGCCTGCAGAATGTGTTCCCAATCTCTAATCAACCAAACATCCGTCTGGGCAGCTGCTCAAAATCGAAAAGCAATACAGCATCGGTGGTCAGTAAAATACTTCAATTTCTACTTTCATCTTGCACTGGGAAGACTTCTCGCCTACCAGAATTTACAGAATTGGATTCATGATTGCAGAAAGTATTTGAGCAAAAATGAAGCTGAGTTAAGTTTTTACAGAGAGAAATAAAAAAGCAACCCTAGAAAACACAGGGTAGTTTTCTACCACAAAATCGATAGCCTTACACTTGGCTATCGATTTTGCGTTTGTTTATGTGGCTGATGCCTGTTAGGGAGGAATATTGTCTCATATTTCCCCAAAGGCTACTGTGTTAATATCTTCCAGCTGGTCAGTGCAACAGTATCCCCTACCATTACTCCTGAAGATAGCCCACATCTCAGGCCAGATGTCTGTTGACTGTAATTAACTCACTGGAATTAAAAGACTGCTAGGTCTCCACTATGAAGTACCAGGTTAATGTTCGACTCTGGCTACTGTGTACTTTATTTTCTCTAGTTCAGATttgttttaattttatttaactaggcagatcCTCAGATATTGTTGACAAAATGACTTTTACTTTAATGTTCACAGGAAGAAAATCATTACTTTTATTCAGTCTCAGGAGAAGAAAAAGATTGAAAATCTATTTTGTTTCCGAATGCATCCAATGTTGTTATTTCTTTGCCGACTGAGTCACAATCTTACCGTAGCACTCAACGGCTGTACCCATAAATCAAGATTCTCAAAATTGAATGTTTCAATTCCCTGGTAGCAGATGGATAATTCTGTCATGACGAGTTCTTGTACAGTAGAGCAGCAGTGTAGCAGCAGTGCTCCCAAATGTGTTTTGAGCCCTAGAACCAGGCTAGGCTTCTCCCCCTGCCACGGCTGTGTGGAAGGGTTGATGGAAATCAAAGGAGAGGAGATAAAAGCACAGCTAGAAAACCCTGTGGCCCTTTTAAGAGGGTGGAATCAACACAAGGTTAGGGGATCACAGGCAGAGATCAGAGACAGGCTCCGATCGCTGCTGTGGACTCTTGCTGCATCTCAATACACCTTGCCTCATCTCCTTCCCTTCGTCTGCACAGATCTGAAAACACTGTATAGTCAGAGCAGAGGCAATACGGTGGAAAGATATCTGGGGAATCTACCCGTCACCAATCAATGTTCATATATCTCATCTGCTCAAGAAAAGTAAGCATTGAAAggaccccacacacaccacacacgcaccATTGAGGTTGGAGGTGAAACAGAAGGCATCGTAGCGCtcatcctctttgtgtctgtagcCGTAGTTGCGTACCCCTGCGGCGGTGTCCTTGCGGCCACACTGGTCCCGGGGGTGGGAGATGGGGTACTGGACGGAGCCGTCCTCCAGCCAGCCTGCGTTGCACCAGTCCAGGCCCTCTAGCCAGGCCTTGTGGAGCTGGGCATGGGAGGCCAGGATGGCATCCTGCTCCTTACACACATCCTCAGCCTGGTGGTAGTTGAGCTTGTAGCGCCCCACCCGTGGGTAGTAGGGGAACACCACACCTGgaggaaagagcaagagagagatactGAACTATGAGGACAAGTTACTAATGTTGTGAAAGCTGAGAAACACTAACTCCATTCTGCCTGTTACATTTTCAAATACTTCATTTTTGTCCTCATTTTGACTGAGGTCTTACACCACACATAACCCATCTAaccactacagagggcagtgagtacagcccaatacatcactggggacgagctccctgccatccaggacctctatatcaggcaatgtcagaggaaggccctacaaaattgtgaaagactccagccacccaaggcatagactgttctctctgctacctcatggCAAGCGATatcgatgcaccaagtctggaaccaacaggaccctgaacaaatacatttttatgtgtcatatgcgctgaatacaacaggtacaaccttacagtgaaatgcttacatacaagcccttaaccaacaatgctttaagaagttatgaagaaaaaaaagttcagta of Salvelinus fontinalis isolate EN_2023a chromosome 12, ASM2944872v1, whole genome shotgun sequence contains these proteins:
- the LOC129867248 gene encoding hyaluronan and proteoglycan link protein 4-like isoform X1, with the translated sequence MWDLKTFGKAFQLSSKPLFLGTVTCLVLTFVLSVTSLPADAEKGRRKVVHVLEDDTGAVIVQTAPGKVITHRGGSITLPCRYHHEPESSDPNRIRIKWTKVTDALVFEDVFVALGLQQRVFGSYRGRVSLEQNGPGDASVIIHNVTLEDYGRYECEVTNDMEDDTGFVNLDLEGVVFPYYPRVGRYKLNYHQAEDVCKEQDAILASHAQLHKAWLEGLDWCNAGWLEDGSVQYPISHPRDQCGRKDTAAGVRNYGYRHKEDERYDAFCFTSNLNGKVYFLKRFKKVNYAEAVKACLRDSSVVAKVGQLYAAWKIQLLDRCEAGWLEDASIRYPIVNPRTRCGGPQPGVRHLGFPDLKFRLYGVYCFHKNQENVNVDVVKVTQHPGKSSKDIPMNTTTTRNI
- the LOC129867248 gene encoding hyaluronan and proteoglycan link protein 4-like isoform X2, which gives rise to MLSSKPLFLGTVTCLVLTFVLSVTSLPADAEKGRRKVVHVLEDDTGAVIVQTAPGKVITHRGGSITLPCRYHHEPESSDPNRIRIKWTKVTDALVFEDVFVALGLQQRVFGSYRGRVSLEQNGPGDASVIIHNVTLEDYGRYECEVTNDMEDDTGFVNLDLEGVVFPYYPRVGRYKLNYHQAEDVCKEQDAILASHAQLHKAWLEGLDWCNAGWLEDGSVQYPISHPRDQCGRKDTAAGVRNYGYRHKEDERYDAFCFTSNLNGKVYFLKRFKKVNYAEAVKACLRDSSVVAKVGQLYAAWKIQLLDRCEAGWLEDASIRYPIVNPRTRCGGPQPGVRHLGFPDLKFRLYGVYCFHKNQENVNVDVVKVTQHPGKSSKDIPMNTTTTRNI